Proteins from a genomic interval of Micropterus dolomieu isolate WLL.071019.BEF.003 ecotype Adirondacks linkage group LG16, ASM2129224v1, whole genome shotgun sequence:
- the LOC123985148 gene encoding protein PHTF2-like isoform X1 has product MASKVKDAVVWYQKKIGAYDQQIWEKSVEQREIKGLRNKPKKTGHVKPDLIDVDLVRGSAFAKAKPESPWTSLTRKGIVRVVFFPFFYRWWIQVTSRAIFLLLLALYLLQVAAAVLYVIIPQPHGIPTTEVFGAIWLMLLLGTVHCQIVSTRTPKPASSSGGKRRRKLRKASQMEVHREGDGSSTTDNTQEGAPHSHSASTTYSLGALFQDFWHDICKAGSKKSKLSIDKSTETDNGYVSLDGRVTNRSSEEGLQLHEQRCNSLNRADEVCWNPLVQPTHTQAPRSTGLILASGNKEPASDEASSEEDPEASYSTLRRGVERINSDCALRNRKNTHHYKKHYAVEDVPKSGTSCSSRCSSLRTQDSESTRHESETEDLMWEDFLHCAECRSSCTSETEGEGGGTPVCPPAKKEYRDDPFHQGHVPWLHSSNPGLERVSAIVWEGNECKKADMSVLEISGMIMNKVNLYTPGIGYQVFGNLVSVTLGLTPFAYRLAQYRDLDQLTMLSANELLSVALGGGSGSDALVITMVTLSFLVRVCLIWLFFFLLSVAERTYKQRLLFAKLFGHLTSARRARKSEVPHFRLKKVQNIKMWLSLRSYLKRRGPQRSVDVIVSSAFLLTLSVVFICCAQLLHVHETFLECHYNWELVIWCSSLSLFLLRFVTLGSETSKKYSNTSILLTEQINLYLKMEKKPNKKEELTLVNNVLKLATKLLKELDTPFRLYGLTMNPLLYNITQVVILSAVSGVISDLLGFNLKLWKIKS; this is encoded by the exons GTTCGGCGTTTGCCAAGGCCAAACCAGAGAGTCCGTGGACGTCACTGACCAGGAAAGGCATCGTCAGAGTCGTCTTCTTCCCATTCTTTTATCGATGGTGGATCCAGGTCACCTCCAGAGCCATTTTCCTCTTACTGCTGGCTCTCTATCTGCTGCAAG tggcagcagcagttCTGTATGTCATCATCCCTCAGCCTCATGGGATACCGACCACCGAGGTGTTCGGAGCCATCTGGCTCATGTTGCTGCTGGGCACCGTCCACTGTCAGATCGTCTCCACCAGGACCCCGAAACCTGCCTCCAGCAGTGGGGGGAAGAGACGCAG GAAGTTGAGGAAGGCATCTCAGATGGAGGTGCATAGGGAAGGCGACGGGTCTAGCACTACcgataacacacaggagggggCGCCACACTCCCACTCAGCCAGCACCACATACAGCCTGGGCGCTCTCTTCCAAGATTTCTGGCATGATATCTGTAAAGCTGG ATCTAAGAAGTCCAAGCTGTCCATCGACAAGTCGACAGAGACAGACAACGGCTACGTGTCGCTGGATGGCCGCGTGACCAATCGCAGCAGCGAGGAGGGCCTTCAGCTCCACGAGCAGCGATGTAATTCACTAAACAGGGCCGACGAGGTGTGCTGGAACCCTCTCGTCCAGCCCACGCACACTCAGGCACCCCGCAGCACGGGACTGATACTGGCAAGCGGCAATAAG GAGCCAGCATCAGATGAGGCGTCCAGTGAGGAGGACCCTGAAGCATCTTACAGCACCCTGCGCAGGGGAGTTGAAAGGATTAACAGTGACTGTGCGCTCCGAAACCGCAAGAATACGCACCACTACAAGAAACACTATGCTGTGGAG GACGTCCCCAAGTCCGGCACCAGCTGCAGCTCCCGATGTTCTAGTCTGAGGACTCAGGACTCTGAGAGCACTCGACACGAGTCCGAGACAGAGGACCTGATGTGGGAGGACTTCCTGCACTGTGCCGAGTGCAGATCATCGTGCACCTCAGAGACGG agggagaaggaggagggacaCCCGTCTGTCCCCCTGCTAAAAAGGAATATAGAGACGACCCTTTCCATCAG GGTCACGTTCCCTGGCTGCACAGCTCCAACCCCGGCCTGGAGAGAGTGAGCGCCATAGTGTGGGAGGGAAACGAGTGTAAGAAGGCTGACATGTCTGTCCTGGAGATCAGTGGCATGATCATGAACAAA GTGAATCTCTACACTCCTGGTATTGGTTACCAGGTGTTTGGGAACCTGGTTTCAGTGACACTCGGCCTCACACCTTTTGCATACAG ACTGGCTCAGTACCGTGACTTGGATCAGCTGACCATGCTCTCAGCCAATGAGCTGCTGTCGGTGGCGCTGGGAGGCGGATCTGGATCAGATGCCTTGGTGATCACCATGGTGACACTCAGCTTCCTGGTCCGCGTTTGCCTTATATggctcttcttcttcctgctcaGCGTAGCAGAGAGGACCTACAAACAG AGGCTACTGTTTGCCAAGCTGTTTGGTCACCTGACTTCAGCCCGCAGAGCCAGGAAGTCTGAAGTCCCCCATTTTAGACTGAAGAAAGTTCAGAACATCAAGATGTGGCTGTCGCTACGCTCCTACCTCAAG AGACGGGGTCCTCAGCGTTCAGTGGATGTGATCGTGTCATCTGCCTTTCTGCTCACTCTGTCTGTCGTCTTCATCTGCTGTGCCCAG ctgctccacGTCCATGAAACGTTCCTGGAGTGTCACTATAACTGGGAGCTGGTGATCTGGTGTTCCAGTCTGTCTCTGTTCCTGCTCAGGTTCGTCACCCTGGGCTCTGAGACCAGCAAGAAGTACAGCAACACCTCCATACTGCTCACTGAACAg ATCAACCTGTATCTGAAGATGGAGAAGAAGCCAAACAAGAAAGAGGAGCTGACATTGGTCAACAATGTCTTGAAACTGGCTACCAAACTACTCAAG GAGTTGGACACTCCTTTCAGGTTGTATGGTTTGACTATGAACCCTCTGCTCTACAACATCACCCAGGTGGTCATCCTGTCCGCCGTGTCGGGAGTCATATCTGACCTATTAGGCTTTAACCTGAAG
- the LOC123985148 gene encoding protein PHTF2-like isoform X2, translating to MASKVKDAVVWYQKKIGAYDQQIWEKSVEQREIKGLRNKPKKTGHVKPDLIDVDLVRGSAFAKAKPESPWTSLTRKGIVRVVFFPFFYRWWIQVTSRAIFLLLLALYLLQVAAAVLYVIIPQPHGIPTTEVFGAIWLMLLLGTVHCQIVSTRTPKPASSSGGKRRRSKKSKLSIDKSTETDNGYVSLDGRVTNRSSEEGLQLHEQRCNSLNRADEVCWNPLVQPTHTQAPRSTGLILASGNKEPASDEASSEEDPEASYSTLRRGVERINSDCALRNRKNTHHYKKHYAVEDVPKSGTSCSSRCSSLRTQDSESTRHESETEDLMWEDFLHCAECRSSCTSETEGEGGGTPVCPPAKKEYRDDPFHQGHVPWLHSSNPGLERVSAIVWEGNECKKADMSVLEISGMIMNKVNLYTPGIGYQVFGNLVSVTLGLTPFAYRLAQYRDLDQLTMLSANELLSVALGGGSGSDALVITMVTLSFLVRVCLIWLFFFLLSVAERTYKQRLLFAKLFGHLTSARRARKSEVPHFRLKKVQNIKMWLSLRSYLKRRGPQRSVDVIVSSAFLLTLSVVFICCAQLLHVHETFLECHYNWELVIWCSSLSLFLLRFVTLGSETSKKYSNTSILLTEQINLYLKMEKKPNKKEELTLVNNVLKLATKLLKELDTPFRLYGLTMNPLLYNITQVVILSAVSGVISDLLGFNLKLWKIKS from the exons GTTCGGCGTTTGCCAAGGCCAAACCAGAGAGTCCGTGGACGTCACTGACCAGGAAAGGCATCGTCAGAGTCGTCTTCTTCCCATTCTTTTATCGATGGTGGATCCAGGTCACCTCCAGAGCCATTTTCCTCTTACTGCTGGCTCTCTATCTGCTGCAAG tggcagcagcagttCTGTATGTCATCATCCCTCAGCCTCATGGGATACCGACCACCGAGGTGTTCGGAGCCATCTGGCTCATGTTGCTGCTGGGCACCGTCCACTGTCAGATCGTCTCCACCAGGACCCCGAAACCTGCCTCCAGCAGTGGGGGGAAGAGACGCAG ATCTAAGAAGTCCAAGCTGTCCATCGACAAGTCGACAGAGACAGACAACGGCTACGTGTCGCTGGATGGCCGCGTGACCAATCGCAGCAGCGAGGAGGGCCTTCAGCTCCACGAGCAGCGATGTAATTCACTAAACAGGGCCGACGAGGTGTGCTGGAACCCTCTCGTCCAGCCCACGCACACTCAGGCACCCCGCAGCACGGGACTGATACTGGCAAGCGGCAATAAG GAGCCAGCATCAGATGAGGCGTCCAGTGAGGAGGACCCTGAAGCATCTTACAGCACCCTGCGCAGGGGAGTTGAAAGGATTAACAGTGACTGTGCGCTCCGAAACCGCAAGAATACGCACCACTACAAGAAACACTATGCTGTGGAG GACGTCCCCAAGTCCGGCACCAGCTGCAGCTCCCGATGTTCTAGTCTGAGGACTCAGGACTCTGAGAGCACTCGACACGAGTCCGAGACAGAGGACCTGATGTGGGAGGACTTCCTGCACTGTGCCGAGTGCAGATCATCGTGCACCTCAGAGACGG agggagaaggaggagggacaCCCGTCTGTCCCCCTGCTAAAAAGGAATATAGAGACGACCCTTTCCATCAG GGTCACGTTCCCTGGCTGCACAGCTCCAACCCCGGCCTGGAGAGAGTGAGCGCCATAGTGTGGGAGGGAAACGAGTGTAAGAAGGCTGACATGTCTGTCCTGGAGATCAGTGGCATGATCATGAACAAA GTGAATCTCTACACTCCTGGTATTGGTTACCAGGTGTTTGGGAACCTGGTTTCAGTGACACTCGGCCTCACACCTTTTGCATACAG ACTGGCTCAGTACCGTGACTTGGATCAGCTGACCATGCTCTCAGCCAATGAGCTGCTGTCGGTGGCGCTGGGAGGCGGATCTGGATCAGATGCCTTGGTGATCACCATGGTGACACTCAGCTTCCTGGTCCGCGTTTGCCTTATATggctcttcttcttcctgctcaGCGTAGCAGAGAGGACCTACAAACAG AGGCTACTGTTTGCCAAGCTGTTTGGTCACCTGACTTCAGCCCGCAGAGCCAGGAAGTCTGAAGTCCCCCATTTTAGACTGAAGAAAGTTCAGAACATCAAGATGTGGCTGTCGCTACGCTCCTACCTCAAG AGACGGGGTCCTCAGCGTTCAGTGGATGTGATCGTGTCATCTGCCTTTCTGCTCACTCTGTCTGTCGTCTTCATCTGCTGTGCCCAG ctgctccacGTCCATGAAACGTTCCTGGAGTGTCACTATAACTGGGAGCTGGTGATCTGGTGTTCCAGTCTGTCTCTGTTCCTGCTCAGGTTCGTCACCCTGGGCTCTGAGACCAGCAAGAAGTACAGCAACACCTCCATACTGCTCACTGAACAg ATCAACCTGTATCTGAAGATGGAGAAGAAGCCAAACAAGAAAGAGGAGCTGACATTGGTCAACAATGTCTTGAAACTGGCTACCAAACTACTCAAG GAGTTGGACACTCCTTTCAGGTTGTATGGTTTGACTATGAACCCTCTGCTCTACAACATCACCCAGGTGGTCATCCTGTCCGCCGTGTCGGGAGTCATATCTGACCTATTAGGCTTTAACCTGAAG